The Verrucomicrobiia bacterium genome includes a window with the following:
- a CDS encoding GNAT family N-acetyltransferase produces the protein MKTPAPIISLLKPEQIDAAVALFCAQLSEHHLPNNAVEIRAVVKQLIADETRGFVLVVSSGGMLVGIALGCSYLGVEHGGESGWLEELFVTPEWRGQGLGSKLIEEVIRLARARGWRALDLEVTEDHQRVASLYRRHGFQLHSRSRYFLKLD, from the coding sequence ATGAAAACTCCCGCGCCCATCATTTCGTTGCTCAAGCCCGAACAGATTGACGCTGCCGTCGCGCTTTTCTGCGCGCAACTTAGCGAACATCATCTCCCCAATAACGCCGTCGAAATCCGCGCGGTCGTAAAACAACTCATCGCTGATGAGACTCGCGGTTTTGTTCTTGTTGTGAGCAGCGGTGGGATGTTGGTTGGTATCGCGCTGGGCTGCTCGTATCTCGGAGTCGAACACGGCGGCGAGAGTGGATGGCTGGAAGAACTGTTCGTGACGCCGGAATGGCGTGGGCAAGGACTGGGTTCCAAACTAATTGAGGAAGTCATTCGTTTGGCACGCGCTCGCGGCTGGCGCGCGCTCGACCTTGAAGTTACCGAAGATCACCAACGTGTCGCCTCGCTCTATCGCCGCCACGGCTTTCAACTGCATTCGCGCTCGCGCTATTTTCTCAAGCTGGATTGA
- a CDS encoding aminomethyltransferase family protein produces the protein MSRGVVGDIAAMTLALHEFHEGLNARFAEVNGCEVVNDYGDWLAEHTALRSAAGVMDLSFRSRICLTGADRVRLLNGQVTNDVKRLQAGEGCYAALVTAKGKLQSDLNIFALADELLLDFEPGFSAAIAERLEKYIIADDVQVVDASSAYGLLSVQGPKAETVVRGVGLTADIPAKAMGFATIKDATLGEIYLANHARTGSAGFDLFAPVGSLGAVMDKLIAAAKEIGGRACGWQALETARIEAGVPRFGADMDETNLAPEAGIEARAISYSKGCYIGQEVIARVRTYGQVTKALRGLKLPDDLKSLPARGDKLFHDGKEVGYVTSAATSPVLKNIALGYVRKEVNQIGTKLTVRAVDGELAAEIVETPFR, from the coding sequence GTGTCGCGTGGCGTTGTCGGTGACATTGCGGCGATGACATTGGCATTGCATGAATTTCACGAAGGGTTGAACGCGCGGTTCGCGGAAGTGAACGGCTGCGAAGTGGTGAATGATTATGGCGACTGGCTGGCTGAGCACACGGCGTTGCGCTCGGCGGCGGGAGTGATGGATTTAAGTTTTCGCAGCCGGATTTGTCTGACGGGCGCGGACCGCGTGCGACTTCTCAATGGCCAGGTTACCAATGACGTAAAGCGTTTGCAGGCTGGCGAAGGTTGTTATGCCGCGCTTGTGACGGCCAAGGGGAAACTTCAAAGTGATCTAAATATTTTTGCGCTGGCGGACGAGTTGCTGCTGGATTTCGAGCCCGGCTTTTCGGCGGCGATCGCGGAGCGGTTGGAGAAATATATCATCGCGGATGACGTGCAGGTCGTGGATGCGAGCAGCGCGTATGGATTGCTGAGCGTCCAGGGGCCGAAGGCGGAGACGGTCGTGCGTGGCGTGGGCCTCACTGCGGACATTCCGGCGAAGGCGATGGGTTTTGCCACGATCAAGGACGCGACACTCGGCGAAATTTATTTGGCGAATCACGCGCGAACCGGGAGCGCTGGATTCGATTTGTTTGCGCCGGTGGGTTCGCTGGGTGCGGTGATGGATAAATTAATCGCGGCGGCGAAGGAAATCGGCGGACGCGCGTGCGGCTGGCAGGCTTTGGAGACAGCGCGGATTGAAGCAGGCGTGCCACGATTTGGCGCGGACATGGATGAAACGAACCTTGCGCCCGAAGCGGGAATTGAGGCGCGCGCGATTAGTTATTCCAAGGGTTGTTATATCGGGCAGGAAGTGATTGCGCGGGTGCGGACGTACGGGCAAGTGACGAAGGCGTTGCGCGGACTAAAATTGCCGGACGATCTAAAAAGTTTGCCCGCGCGCGGCGATAAATTATTTCACGACGGCAAGGAGGTCGGTTATGTGACGAGCGCGGCGACTTCGCCCGTGCTGAAGAATATTGCGCTGGGTTATGTTCGCAAAGAGGTGAATCAAATCGGGACCAAGTTGACGGTGCGCGCGGTGGATGGAGAATTGGCAGCGGAAATTGTCGAAACGCCGTTTCGCTAA
- the ugpC gene encoding sn-glycerol-3-phosphate ABC transporter ATP-binding protein UgpC, with the protein MALVVVENLSKIFKGPRGETISAVTDANLTVNDGELLVLVGPSGCGKSTTLRMIAGLEEISSGTISIDGRAVNGVPPKDRDIAMVFQNFALYPHMTVRENLAFGLMLRKVGSVEIQERVNRAAEMLGLNACLDRHPQELSGGERQRVSLGRAIVRQPKLFLFDEPLSNLDAQMRVQMRREIATLHHQLSATMVYVTHDQVEAMTLGDRIAVMRAGVIQQIAEPMALYHQPANIFVAGFIGSPAMNFFQGTLVKKEGAFLFQADAFTARVDAAMETSLSHFNDKKIVLGLRPENISDVPDGRTANEKVSVVAEMTEPLGAETYLYAKTGGHALVARIHEQQRIAAKETMPLYFDMKHAHFFDPVTEKAIASQSGG; encoded by the coding sequence ATGGCACTCGTTGTTGTCGAGAATTTGTCGAAGATTTTCAAAGGCCCGCGCGGAGAAACGATTTCCGCAGTCACCGATGCGAACCTTACCGTGAACGATGGCGAATTGCTGGTGCTGGTCGGGCCGTCGGGTTGCGGCAAATCCACGACGTTGCGGATGATCGCGGGGCTGGAAGAAATTTCTTCGGGAACGATTTCGATTGATGGGCGCGCGGTGAATGGCGTTCCGCCGAAAGACCGCGACATCGCGATGGTGTTCCAAAATTTTGCGCTGTATCCACACATGACGGTGAGGGAGAACCTGGCGTTTGGATTGATGCTGCGTAAAGTGGGAAGCGTAGAAATCCAAGAGAGGGTGAACCGTGCGGCGGAAATGCTTGGATTAAATGCCTGTCTGGACCGGCATCCACAGGAGCTTTCGGGCGGCGAACGGCAACGGGTTTCCTTGGGGCGCGCTATTGTGCGACAGCCAAAATTATTTTTGTTCGACGAACCGTTATCGAATTTGGATGCCCAGATGCGCGTGCAGATGCGGCGGGAGATTGCCACGCTGCACCATCAACTCTCAGCGACGATGGTTTATGTGACGCACGATCAGGTGGAGGCGATGACGCTCGGCGATCGTATCGCGGTGATGCGCGCGGGCGTGATTCAACAAATCGCGGAACCGATGGCGCTTTATCACCAGCCCGCAAATATTTTCGTGGCGGGATTTATTGGTTCGCCGGCGATGAATTTTTTCCAAGGTACGCTCGTAAAAAAAGAAGGGGCGTTTTTATTTCAAGCGGATGCTTTTACGGCGCGCGTGGATGCGGCGATGGAAACCTCGCTGAGTCATTTCAACGACAAAAAAATTGTGCTGGGCCTGCGGCCGGAAAATATTTCGGATGTTCCCGATGGGAGGACAGCGAATGAAAAAGTTTCAGTCGTTGCTGAGATGACCGAACCGTTGGGCGCTGAAACTTATCTTTACGCAAAGACCGGCGGTCACGCATTGGTGGCGCGAATTCATGAACAACAGCGAATCGCCGCCAAAGAGACGATGCCGCTTTATTTTGATATGAAGCACGCGCATTTTTTTGATCCCGTTACGGAAAAGGCGATCGCGTCGCAGTCCGGGGGCTAA
- a CDS encoding 2,3-bisphosphoglycerate-independent phosphoglycerate mutase encodes MNLDSLYSELTLKTKTKMVLLVLDGLGDLATPEQGHMTPLEAAHTPNLDQLARSGAQGRMVPVAPGITPGSGPGHLALFGYDPLQFQVGRGVIEALGLGIELKGGDVAARANFCTLDAKGIVTDRRAGRIETEVCEELCALLASKIKKIGDTQVIIKAGKGHRFVVVFRGKGLEGPLTDADPHHEGAPIPVVKPVNAKSTKAAKAATLIKAFYKVALPLLAKKKPANGFLMRGIAHQPHIPTFEERYLLKPGCIAVYPMYKGLAQLVGMTKLEGPQTIAEQFQRYVAEYDNYDYFFIHYKYTDMYGEDGNFAAKKKAIEDLDAALPILTGKMPEVLAITGDHSTPCPAKGHSWHPQPVLLISALSGWDKLERFTETGANTGSLGIFEAKFLMRLMQANAKMFDKFGA; translated from the coding sequence ATGAACCTCGATTCGCTTTATTCGGAACTGACTTTAAAAACCAAAACCAAAATGGTGCTGCTCGTCCTCGACGGGCTCGGCGATCTGGCCACGCCGGAGCAGGGGCACATGACGCCGCTTGAAGCCGCGCACACGCCGAACCTCGACCAGCTCGCCCGTTCCGGCGCGCAAGGCCGCATGGTTCCCGTGGCTCCTGGCATCACGCCCGGCAGCGGCCCCGGTCATTTGGCGTTGTTCGGTTACGATCCATTGCAATTTCAAGTCGGTCGCGGTGTGATCGAGGCGCTCGGTCTGGGCATTGAACTCAAGGGCGGCGATGTCGCTGCTCGCGCGAATTTTTGCACGCTGGACGCCAAGGGCATCGTCACCGACCGTCGCGCGGGCCGCATCGAGACCGAAGTATGCGAAGAACTTTGCGCCTTGCTCGCGAGCAAAATTAAAAAGATTGGCGATACCCAGGTCATCATCAAAGCTGGCAAAGGCCACCGTTTCGTCGTCGTGTTTCGCGGCAAGGGATTGGAAGGTCCGCTCACCGATGCCGATCCGCATCATGAAGGCGCGCCGATTCCCGTGGTCAAACCAGTGAACGCGAAGTCAACCAAAGCCGCCAAAGCCGCCACATTGATCAAGGCTTTTTACAAAGTCGCACTTCCGCTCCTTGCGAAGAAAAAACCGGCGAATGGTTTTCTTATGCGCGGCATTGCGCATCAGCCGCATATCCCGACGTTTGAAGAGCGCTATCTGCTCAAGCCCGGTTGCATTGCGGTTTACCCAATGTATAAAGGCCTCGCGCAACTCGTGGGCATGACGAAGCTCGAAGGCCCGCAGACCATCGCCGAGCAATTCCAGCGTTACGTGGCCGAGTACGACAACTACGATTATTTTTTCATCCATTACAAATACACTGACATGTACGGCGAAGACGGAAATTTCGCGGCGAAGAAAAAAGCGATTGAAGACCTCGACGCCGCCCTGCCGATCCTGACCGGTAAGATGCCCGAAGTGCTCGCCATCACCGGCGATCATTCCACACCCTGTCCGGCGAAAGGCCATTCGTGGCATCCGCAACCGGTGTTGCTGATCTCCGCGCTGTCGGGTTGGGACAAGCTCGAACGCTTCACCGAGACCGGTGCGAACACCGGTTCGCTGGGAATTTTTGAAGCGAAATTTTTGATGCGGTTGATGCAGGCGAACGCAAAAATGTTCGACAAATTCGGCGCATAA
- a CDS encoding 3'-5' exonuclease: MATLVFDIETSSLPLENFDEAQQEYLFRELQKIPDDTARETRRAEIRQQFNLWPFTAQIVCIAMLNADTVRGQVLFTAEDYDEETAEAGPVEFVPCADEVEMLTAFWDVAQHYDAIVTFNGRGFDVPFLYLRSALLNVPISKKNWLGYRYQTEPHCDLAEQLTFYGVSGREGAGRRFNLDFYCKAFGIESPKSHGVSGLDVNDMLAAGQYREIAEYCLRDVQATVLLYQLWKERLAGIK, translated from the coding sequence ATGGCCACTTTGGTTTTTGACATTGAAACCTCCTCGCTGCCGCTCGAAAACTTCGACGAGGCGCAACAGGAATATCTCTTTCGAGAGCTTCAAAAAATTCCCGATGACACCGCGCGCGAGACACGCCGCGCCGAAATCCGCCAGCAATTCAACCTTTGGCCCTTCACCGCGCAAATCGTCTGCATTGCCATGCTCAATGCCGATACGGTTCGCGGGCAGGTGCTCTTTACCGCCGAAGATTACGACGAGGAAACTGCCGAAGCGGGGCCGGTGGAATTTGTTCCCTGCGCCGATGAAGTGGAAATGCTCACGGCATTCTGGGATGTGGCGCAGCATTACGATGCCATCGTCACCTTCAACGGGCGCGGATTCGACGTGCCGTTTCTCTATTTGCGGTCGGCGTTGTTGAATGTGCCGATCTCAAAAAAGAACTGGCTGGGCTATCGCTATCAAACTGAGCCGCACTGTGATCTTGCGGAGCAACTGACTTTTTACGGCGTCAGCGGGCGCGAAGGCGCGGGTCGCCGTTTCAACCTGGATTTTTATTGCAAGGCATTTGGCATCGAATCGCCCAAAAGTCACGGGGTGAGCGGGCTTGACGTCAATGACATGCTGGCCGCCGGGCAATATCGCGAAATTGCCGAATACTGTTTGCGCGACGTGCAGGCGACGGTGCTGCTTTACCAACTTTGGAAAGAACGTCTCGCGGGGATCAAATGA
- a CDS encoding EamA family transporter — MTKLLIILIVGLFCEAVGVVYLKKGLTEIGTVKKISVSEVLRVIKTGAANQRIWLGLAFETAFFVALLIMMSKGSVSFVWPLTSLSFVFTTFAAKIYLHEPVSPLRWSGVMLIMLGAGLISYSEKLLEQKPMAAPVTQSESAQ; from the coding sequence ATGACTAAACTGCTGATCATTTTAATTGTGGGCCTTTTTTGCGAGGCTGTGGGCGTCGTGTATCTCAAAAAAGGCCTCACCGAAATTGGCACAGTCAAAAAAATCAGCGTCAGCGAAGTCTTGCGCGTCATCAAGACCGGCGCGGCCAATCAGCGCATCTGGCTTGGGCTGGCGTTCGAGACAGCTTTCTTCGTCGCCCTGTTGATCATGATGTCCAAGGGTTCGGTAAGCTTTGTCTGGCCGCTGACTTCGTTGAGTTTTGTCTTCACCACGTTTGCGGCGAAGATTTATCTGCACGAACCGGTTTCACCGTTGCGCTGGAGCGGCGTGATGTTGATCATGCTCGGCGCGGGACTCATCAGTTACTCGGAAAAATTGCTGGAACAAAAACCAATGGCCGCGCCGGTCACTCAATCAGAATCCGCGCAGTGA
- the hpnK gene encoding hopanoid biosynthesis-associated protein HpnK, with translation MARPETVRRLIVNADDFGASESINQAVIRAHRDGILTTASLMVNEPAFTDAVALARENPRLGVGLHLTLSHGHSALAHEKIPGLVNARGEFSHDPVATGMRYFMKRNLREQLRAEIRAQFEKFRATGLAFDHVNGHLHFHLHPTVFPRVMKFADEFKIQRVRLTRDPFWLNARIASGQWFYRASHAFIYLCLSAKARGALSRRNLRHTDRVFGLLQNARVDEAYIAALLPQLPPGDSELYSHPSLDEFKHEFDALVSERVKETVQRENIQLIRYQDL, from the coding sequence ATGGCACGCCCTGAGACTGTCCGCCGTCTCATCGTCAACGCCGACGATTTTGGCGCTTCCGAGAGCATCAACCAGGCGGTCATTCGTGCGCATCGCGACGGCATCCTCACCACCGCGAGTTTGATGGTGAACGAACCCGCATTCACCGACGCAGTCGCGCTGGCGCGTGAAAATCCGCGCCTTGGCGTCGGACTGCATCTCACGCTCTCCCACGGCCACTCGGCCCTGGCGCATGAAAAAATTCCCGGCCTCGTCAATGCGCGCGGAGAATTCAGCCATGATCCTGTAGCCACCGGCATGCGCTATTTTATGAAGCGAAATCTCCGCGAACAGTTGCGTGCGGAGATCCGGGCGCAATTTGAAAAATTTCGCGCCACGGGCTTGGCGTTCGATCACGTCAACGGCCACCTGCATTTTCATTTACATCCCACCGTGTTTCCACGGGTCATGAAATTCGCGGATGAATTTAAAATCCAACGAGTGCGCCTGACGCGCGATCCGTTTTGGCTGAACGCGCGGATTGCCTCCGGGCAATGGTTTTATCGCGCGAGCCACGCCTTCATTTATTTGTGCCTCTCGGCGAAAGCCCGCGGCGCGTTGTCACGGCGAAACCTCCGCCACACCGATCGTGTTTTCGGTTTGCTGCAAAACGCGCGCGTGGACGAAGCCTACATCGCGGCCCTCCTGCCGCAGTTGCCGCCGGGCGATTCCGAGCTTTACTCGCATCCTTCGCTCGACGAATTTAAGCATGAGTTTGACGCCCTGGTTAGTGAGCGCGTGAAAGAAACCGTGCAGCGCGAAAATATCCAACTCATTCGTTACCAGGATTTGTAA
- the hpnD gene encoding presqualene diphosphate synthase HpnD: MQDSRTITRKSASNLALAFVLLPREKRDGMSALYAFCREVDDVADDESVPTEKRRADLAAWREDIRRACTGEAPEFSVNRELQPFIQRHHLRYELFDELIKGVEMDLDIKRYAGYAELEEYCYRVASVVGLLSIEIFGYSNPACRDYAIYLGKALQLTNILRDVRTDAERGRIYLPMSELNRCGVTPEEILRGEYSPRFREVAASVDERARHFYLQARLTLPPADRRSMVAAELMGSVYWRLLRKLERSEFDVFGPKPTRLNKGQKILLILRTGLRIASGAMTPNYGTP, from the coding sequence ATGCAAGACAGCCGGACGATCACGCGAAAAAGCGCTTCCAATTTGGCGCTGGCTTTTGTCCTGCTCCCCCGGGAAAAGCGCGACGGCATGTCCGCGCTCTACGCTTTTTGCCGCGAGGTGGATGATGTCGCCGACGACGAATCCGTGCCCACCGAAAAACGCCGCGCCGATCTCGCTGCCTGGCGCGAGGACATCCGCCGCGCCTGCACCGGCGAAGCACCGGAATTTTCCGTCAACCGCGAGTTGCAGCCGTTCATCCAGCGCCATCATTTGCGCTACGAACTGTTTGACGAACTGATCAAGGGCGTCGAGATGGATCTCGACATCAAGCGCTATGCCGGTTACGCCGAACTGGAGGAATATTGCTACCGAGTGGCGTCGGTGGTCGGGCTGTTGAGCATCGAGATTTTCGGCTACAGCAACCCCGCCTGCCGCGATTACGCCATCTATCTCGGCAAGGCGCTCCAACTCACGAATATTTTGCGCGATGTGCGCACCGACGCCGAACGCGGCCGGATTTATTTGCCCATGTCGGAGTTGAATCGTTGCGGTGTGACGCCGGAGGAAATTCTGCGCGGCGAATATTCTCCGCGCTTTCGCGAGGTCGCGGCCAGTGTGGATGAGCGTGCCCGCCATTTTTATTTGCAGGCGCGCCTCACGTTGCCCCCGGCGGATCGCCGCTCGATGGTCGCCGCTGAACTCATGGGATCGGTATATTGGCGGCTGCTGCGGAAATTGGAGCGCAGCGAATTCGATGTCTTCGGCCCCAAGCCCACGCGGTTGAACAAAGGCCAGAAAATTTTGTTGATTCTGCGCACCGGCTTGCGCATCGCGTCCGGCGCCATGACTCCCAACTATGGCACGCCCTGA
- a CDS encoding sigma-54 dependent transcriptional regulator — protein sequence MSASMPPVLVVDDEKNMRLSLTTVLADEGYSVRSAESAEEALVMLGQEEFFMVITDARLGGMSGYELLSKVHARWPQLPILMITAYATPKLAVEAIKNGAFDYLAKPFAPEELLHAVERCSERHRLLHQNAALRARANETYQLEQIVGDSPSVREMRQMIQTVSPTDARVLILGESGTGKELVAGALHCLSQRRQASYVRINCAAIPETLLESELFGHEKGAFTGALKQKMGRVEEADGGSIFLDEIADMSRPLQAKLLRFLEDGTFTRVGGTQELRVDVRLIAATNRDIIEAIRENEFREDLFHRLNVVQFRLPPLRERHQDVLLLANHFLKHFAPSIKKPARKFSRAAQQKLLSHHWPGNVRELRNVIERALILETTDEIQPGNLPDFQIETGLRKATTAHKAVPGQSLDEMMANFERDLVTSVLEQNHFSLTRTAEQLKISRHALRYRMQRLNITADAEGEEEPAAAGSKEEPS from the coding sequence ATGAGTGCCTCGATGCCGCCAGTGCTGGTTGTTGATGACGAGAAGAACATGCGTCTCTCGTTGACGACGGTCCTTGCCGACGAGGGCTACAGTGTCCGGTCGGCGGAATCCGCCGAAGAGGCGCTGGTGATGCTGGGGCAGGAGGAGTTTTTCATGGTCATCACCGATGCGCGCCTCGGCGGCATGAGCGGCTATGAATTGCTCAGCAAGGTTCACGCGCGCTGGCCGCAGTTGCCGATCCTGATGATCACGGCCTATGCCACGCCGAAACTTGCGGTCGAAGCCATCAAAAACGGCGCGTTCGATTATCTCGCCAAACCTTTCGCACCCGAGGAATTGCTGCACGCGGTCGAACGCTGTTCCGAACGGCATCGCCTGTTGCATCAAAACGCCGCGTTGCGCGCGCGCGCTAATGAAACGTATCAGCTCGAACAGATTGTCGGCGATTCGCCGAGCGTGCGTGAAATGCGGCAGATGATCCAAACGGTTTCGCCGACGGACGCCCGCGTGTTGATCCTTGGCGAAAGCGGCACCGGCAAGGAACTCGTCGCCGGCGCGCTGCATTGCCTGAGCCAGCGCCGCCAGGCCAGTTACGTGCGAATCAACTGCGCGGCCATCCCCGAAACCTTGCTCGAAAGTGAATTGTTCGGCCACGAGAAGGGCGCTTTCACCGGCGCGTTGAAACAGAAAATGGGCCGCGTCGAAGAAGCCGATGGCGGCAGCATTTTTCTCGACGAAATCGCGGACATGAGTCGTCCGCTGCAAGCGAAGCTGCTGCGCTTTCTCGAAGACGGCACTTTCACCCGAGTGGGTGGAACTCAGGAATTGCGCGTGGACGTGCGGCTCATCGCGGCCACCAATCGTGATATTATTGAAGCCATTCGCGAAAATGAATTCCGCGAGGATTTATTCCACCGCCTCAACGTCGTGCAATTCCGCCTGCCGCCGTTGCGCGAACGCCATCAGGACGTGCTCCTGCTCGCGAACCATTTCCTTAAGCACTTCGCTCCGAGCATCAAAAAGCCCGCGCGAAAGTTTTCCCGCGCGGCGCAGCAAAAATTATTGTCGCATCATTGGCCCGGCAACGTGCGCGAACTGCGCAACGTCATCGAACGCGCGCTGATCCTCGAGACGACCGACGAAATCCAGCCCGGCAACCTGCCGGATTTCCAGATCGAAACCGGCTTGCGCAAAGCCACGACCGCGCACAAGGCCGTGCCCGGCCAGTCGCTCGACGAGATGATGGCGAATTTCGAGCGCGACCTCGTTACTTCGGTGCTCGAACAAAACCATTTCAGCCTCACTCGCACCGCGGAACAATTGAAAATCAGCCGCCATGCGCTACGTTACCGCATGCAACGCCTGAATATCACCGCCGATGCGGAGGGTGAAGAAGAACCGGCGGCTGCCGGATCAAAGGAAGAACCGTCATGA
- a CDS encoding ATP-binding protein has product MNPIRWQKPKWLPRFLAMPVPEPAQQASRILSMQRNIILPARIIVSIIVFYYVFYGPGLLVESPTWEIVGETVRRFFIFYIIFTTIAAAALLLRRFPPRLVQWVVFAVGLVDGILLAGLTLETNGFESTLFWVFPGLIVVNALSIPLATPQIVLNLSLSGLYLAAGLLYITVTESPGTIYTTPALKHYIGPAKFGTSDILDLKSLAAKLKQPTRDDGVSQFLDRQLSPETLNLLAGYNGGTNVMLQQSLVDDLNRIVGGGPIYNPERFAGVKLSSESIKWLAQSPQDTEQLRLNRKLLQDAYPHEISTKKQFMLSEERKSLANESILEGMVVEGGTESFILRLIILWLMTASCYGVQLLLFRERVSEEEERKSAARNDELKAAGRLAAEIAHQLKNPLGIINNAVFSLQRGLKEGKKDFTQQITIIREEIERSDRILTQLMGYAQLSEGRVEKLNIAEELDRAVADVFPPGTSYDTQVHRDYGGSLPALLMQRTHLSVVLVNLLQNAREALNGRGNIEVHAHYGDNNTLHIVIGDDGPGIPFNKLDKIFEAYVTTKEKGTGLGLAIVKHNVELYGGAVRAESELGKGARFILLFPAKTFIVPGP; this is encoded by the coding sequence ATGAATCCCATCCGCTGGCAAAAGCCAAAATGGTTGCCCCGGTTTTTGGCGATGCCCGTTCCCGAGCCCGCGCAGCAGGCCTCGCGCATCCTCTCGATGCAGCGCAACATCATCCTGCCCGCGCGCATCATCGTCAGCATCATCGTTTTTTATTATGTGTTCTACGGGCCTGGTTTGCTCGTCGAATCGCCCACCTGGGAAATCGTCGGTGAAACCGTCCGGCGCTTTTTCATCTTTTACATCATCTTCACGACCATCGCCGCGGCCGCGCTGTTGCTGCGGCGGTTTCCTCCGCGACTGGTGCAGTGGGTGGTCTTCGCCGTGGGATTGGTGGATGGGATTTTGCTCGCGGGATTGACGCTGGAGACAAACGGTTTTGAAAGCACACTGTTCTGGGTTTTCCCTGGCCTGATCGTTGTCAACGCCCTCAGTATTCCCCTCGCCACGCCGCAAATCGTCCTCAACCTTTCCTTGAGCGGGCTTTATCTCGCGGCGGGGTTGCTCTACATCACAGTCACCGAAAGTCCCGGGACTATTTATACCACGCCCGCGCTGAAACATTATATCGGCCCGGCGAAATTCGGCACCAGCGATATTCTCGACCTGAAATCCCTGGCCGCCAAATTGAAACAACCCACCAGAGATGATGGCGTGTCCCAATTCCTCGACCGGCAGCTCTCCCCAGAAACCTTGAACCTGCTTGCCGGTTATAACGGCGGCACGAATGTCATGCTCCAGCAATCGCTGGTGGATGACCTCAATCGCATCGTCGGCGGCGGCCCGATTTATAACCCCGAACGATTTGCCGGCGTCAAACTTTCGTCGGAGTCAATCAAATGGCTGGCGCAATCGCCGCAGGACACGGAACAGTTGCGGCTCAATCGCAAACTATTGCAGGACGCCTATCCGCACGAAATTTCCACCAAGAAACAATTCATGCTGTCCGAAGAAAGGAAATCGCTCGCCAACGAATCCATCCTCGAAGGCATGGTGGTTGAAGGCGGCACCGAGTCCTTCATCCTGCGGCTGATCATTCTCTGGCTGATGACGGCCTCGTGTTATGGCGTGCAGTTGCTTTTGTTTCGCGAGCGGGTTTCCGAGGAGGAGGAACGCAAATCAGCCGCGCGCAACGATGAACTCAAAGCCGCGGGTCGCCTCGCCGCCGAGATTGCCCACCAACTCAAGAATCCCCTCGGCATCATCAACAACGCCGTCTTTTCCCTGCAACGCGGGTTGAAGGAAGGCAAAAAAGATTTCACCCAGCAGATCACCATCATCCGCGAGGAGATCGAACGCTCCGATCGCATTCTCACGCAGCTTATGGGTTACGCGCAGTTGAGCGAAGGGCGCGTCGAGAAATTAAATATCGCCGAAGAATTGGACCGCGCCGTGGCCGATGTTTTCCCACCCGGAACCAGCTACGACACTCAGGTTCATCGTGATTATGGCGGCAGCTTGCCGGCTTTGCTCATGCAGCGAACCCATTTGTCCGTCGTCCTCGTCAATCTCCTGCAAAATGCCCGCGAAGCTTTGAACGGGCGCGGAAACATCGAAGTCCATGCGCATTATGGCGATAATAATACCCTGCACATCGTCATCGGCGACGATGGTCCGGGCATTCCCTTCAACAAGCTTGATAAAATTTTTGAAGCCTACGTCACCACCAAGGAAAAAGGCACCGGTCTTGGCCTCGCCATCGTGAAGCACAACGTCGAACTGTATGGGGGCGCCGTGCGGGCTGAATCTGAGCTTGGAAAGGGCGCGCGATTCATATTATTATTTCCGGCGAAAACTTTTATCGTGCCCGGTCCATGA
- a CDS encoding flavoprotein, which produces MKATPNIVLGVTGSIAAYKAADLTSQLTKQECAVHVVMTADAQRFITPLAFKTLSRHPVVTDLYDEEEGWKPTHIKLADEADLMLIAPATANALAKLAHGIADDALSCIALALNPKAKLLIAPAMNGKMWLHPATQQNVVTLKSRGAQFIGPEEGMLSCGYEGIGRLWPVTDIAQRALELVR; this is translated from the coding sequence ATGAAAGCGACGCCAAATATTGTTCTGGGAGTGACCGGCTCGATTGCGGCTTACAAGGCGGCCGACTTGACCAGCCAACTCACCAAGCAGGAATGCGCCGTCCACGTCGTCATGACCGCCGATGCCCAGCGTTTCATCACGCCGCTCGCTTTCAAAACTTTATCGCGCCATCCGGTCGTGACCGATTTGTATGACGAAGAGGAAGGCTGGAAACCCACGCACATCAAACTCGCCGATGAAGCCGACTTGATGCTCATCGCGCCCGCCACGGCGAATGCGCTCGCCAAACTCGCCCACGGCATCGCTGATGACGCGCTCTCGTGCATCGCGCTCGCCCTGAATCCCAAGGCAAAACTTTTGATCGCGCCCGCCATGAACGGCAAGATGTGGCTGCATCCCGCGACCCAGCAAAATGTGGTCACGCTCAAATCGCGCGGCGCGCAATTCATCGGCCCCGAAGAGGGAATGCTTTCGTGCGGCTACGAAGGCATCGGGCGACTGTGGCCGGTTACAGACATCGCCCAACGCGCGCTTGAATTGGTGAGATAG